The Acanthochromis polyacanthus isolate Apoly-LR-REF ecotype Palm Island chromosome 17, KAUST_Apoly_ChrSc, whole genome shotgun sequence genome has a window encoding:
- the xrra1 gene encoding X-ray radiation resistance-associated protein 1 isoform X1, translating to MLISIGMTSGLYKFDDGQSCPTNCFPAGTLQQRSKEGAGHWLVAYRKAEKQRYRKVERRIKETYRIEENSFADTPHGITLNRFFLLQLHCVDEPSELCSADISEQKLNSVEPEDLKVFDNIAHINASINSLSLGSFSSFVSLRELSLSLNGIRNMTFDATDFPYLEVLDLSYNSLSAEAIVSLGQLPHLKVLHLTGNKLHRLPPNLGSSNRDPTQMSAKDEDTQFNTLEVLTLDDNKLSSGVFNSLTNLKRLKHLNLQKNRISEIPFMQAVGRSKPETEEQAEEQGRDHTESSPNTDEHLRNISQIIPKHSWEERCKGSSLPLPELQFLNLAENKISEEEALMAAALFPKLCEIDIHSNPLTTRRRGDPPLLTYYLQERLGITIKRKTTQEAVKLPLKGFTDVKWKMEEKIPKVSNKSLLMNTARPAQSRAEKSQATVKRTARTEGKNSKGLTFHENTEHFFITQAADVPEFKWDLPPEERNNLVSQQLPCNELLMDAEPHPDALKPAAGIHTAVRMLEHALKNLNVYRDSKPRLDSIQTPYREREKRIKDLPPLKPIKQPTERVDEMIKSMKESTTVKVVALGSAMQSTHVNRKEYKEALSLLTDMKTKYKMVHKKTMEQVGSDESEGNMDQNGAEPPHGQKL from the exons ATGTTGATTTCAATCGGGATGACTTCAGGACTCTATAAGTTTGATGATGGGCAGAGCTGTCCAACCAACTGTTTCCCTGCAGGGACATTACAGCAGAGAAGCAAAGAAG GTGCTGGTCATTGGCTTGTAGCCTATAGAAAGGCAGAGAAGCAGAGATACAGGAAAGTGGAAAGGAGAATTAAAGAGACTTATAGAATAGAGGAGAACTCGTTTGCTGATACTCCTCATGGTATCACACTCAATCGATTCTTCCTG CTGCAGTTACATTGTGTGGATGAACCATCTGAGCTCTGCTCTGCTGACATCAGTGAGCAGAAACTGAATTCT GTTGAGCCAGAAGACTTAAAGGTGTTTGATAACATAGCTCACATCAATGCATCTATTAACTCCCTCTCTTTag GATCTTTcagcagttttgtgtctcttagagAACTCAGTCTGTCTTTAAATGGAATTCGGAACATGACATTTGATGCTACTGACTTCCCTTATCTTGAG GTTCTGGATTTGTCCTACAACAGTTTATCAGCTGAGGCTATTGTTTCTCTCGGTCAGCTTCCACATCTTAAAGTCCTTCATCTGACTGGAAATAAGCTTCATCGTCTTCCTCCTAATCTGGGTTCCTCAAACCGTGACCCCACTCAGAT gTCAGCTAAAGATGAAGATACACAGTTTAACACTCTGGAAGTCCTGACTCTGGATGACAACAAGCTGTCCTCTGGAGTCTTCAACAGTCTTACAAACCTGAAGAG GTTGAAGCATTTAAACCTGCAGAAGAACCGTATTTCAGAAATACCCTTCATGCAAGCAGTGGGGCGTTCAAAACCTGAAACTGAAGAGCAAGCCGAAGAACAAGGACGAG ATCACACCGAGTCCAGTCCAAACACAGATGAACATCTGAGAAATATCTCACAG ATCATTCCCAAACACAGCTGGGAGGAGCGCTGCAAAGGATCCAGTTTGCCACTGCCAGAACTCCAGTTCCTTAATTTAGCTGAAAACAAG ATTAGTGAGGAGGAAGCGCTGATGGCTGCCGCTCTTTTCCCAAAGCTTTGTGAGATTGACATTCACTCCAACCCTCTGACCACACGGAGGAGAG GGGACCCTCCTTTACTGACCTATTACCTCCAAGAGAGACTGGGGATAACAATAAAGCGGAAGACGACACAAGAAGCTGTGAAGCTCCCGTTGAAGGGGTTCACTGATGTAAAATGGAAG atggaagaaaaaatcCCAAAGGTGTCAAACAAGTCGCTGCTGATGAATACAGCTCGCCCTGCTCAAAGTCGGGCTGAGAAAAGTCAGGCGACTGTCAAGAGAACAGCCAGAACTGAGGGCAAGAATAGCAAAGGCCTCACCTTTCATGAAAACACAgagcacttctttattactcag GCAGCAGATGTGCCTGAATTTAAATGGGATCTTCCACCTGAGGAGAGAAACAaccttgtttctcagcaactccCATGCAACGAACTGCTGATGGATGCAGAGCCACATCCTGATGCACTGAAGCCCGCTG cagGAATCCACACGGCTGTTAGGATGCTGGAGCACGCACTGAAGAATCTTAATGTTTACAGGGACTCCAAACCAAGGCTTGATAGCATCCAGACGCCCTAcagggaaagagagaaaagg ATTAAAGACCTGCCACCTTTAAAACCAATAAAGCAGCCGACTGAGAGGGTCGATGAAATGATCAAGAGTATGAAAGAGAGCACAACAGTTAAAGTAGTCGCCTTAG GCAGTGCCATGCAGAGCACACATGTTAACAGGAAGGAATATAAGGAAGCTCTGTCACTGCTGACAGATATGAAGACAAAGTATAAGATGGTCCATAAGAAAACAATGGAACAAGTAGGAAGCGATGAGTCTGAGGGAAACATGGACCAAAACGGAGCCGAGCCTCCACATGGGCAGAAGCTTTAA
- the xrra1 gene encoding X-ray radiation resistance-associated protein 1 isoform X4, translated as MLISIGMTSGLYKFDDGQSCPTNCFPAGTLQQRSKEGAGHWLVAYRKAEKQRYRKVERRIKETYRIEENSFADTPHGITLNRFFLLQLHCVDEPSELCSADISEQKLNSVEPEDLKVFDNIAHINASINSLSLGSFSSFVSLRELSLSLNGIRNMTFDATDFPYLELPHLKVLHLTGNKLHRLPPNLGSSNRDPTQMSAKDEDTQFNTLEVLTLDDNKLSSGVFNSLTNLKRLKHLNLQKNRISEIPFMQAVGRSKPETEEQAEEQGRDHTESSPNTDEHLRNISQIIPKHSWEERCKGSSLPLPELQFLNLAENKISEEEALMAAALFPKLCEIDIHSNPLTTRRRGDPPLLTYYLQERLGITIKRKTTQEAVKLPLKGFTDVKWKMEEKIPKVSNKSLLMNTARPAQSRAEKSQATVKRTARTEGKNSKGLTFHENTEHFFITQAADVPEFKWDLPPEERNNLVSQQLPCNELLMDAEPHPDALKPAAGIHTAVRMLEHALKNLNVYRDSKPRLDSIQTPYREREKRIKDLPPLKPIKQPTERVDEMIKSMKESTTVKVVALGSAMQSTHVNRKEYKEALSLLTDMKTKYKMVHKKTMEQVGSDESEGNMDQNGAEPPHGQKL; from the exons ATGTTGATTTCAATCGGGATGACTTCAGGACTCTATAAGTTTGATGATGGGCAGAGCTGTCCAACCAACTGTTTCCCTGCAGGGACATTACAGCAGAGAAGCAAAGAAG GTGCTGGTCATTGGCTTGTAGCCTATAGAAAGGCAGAGAAGCAGAGATACAGGAAAGTGGAAAGGAGAATTAAAGAGACTTATAGAATAGAGGAGAACTCGTTTGCTGATACTCCTCATGGTATCACACTCAATCGATTCTTCCTG CTGCAGTTACATTGTGTGGATGAACCATCTGAGCTCTGCTCTGCTGACATCAGTGAGCAGAAACTGAATTCT GTTGAGCCAGAAGACTTAAAGGTGTTTGATAACATAGCTCACATCAATGCATCTATTAACTCCCTCTCTTTag GATCTTTcagcagttttgtgtctcttagagAACTCAGTCTGTCTTTAAATGGAATTCGGAACATGACATTTGATGCTACTGACTTCCCTTATCTTGAG CTTCCACATCTTAAAGTCCTTCATCTGACTGGAAATAAGCTTCATCGTCTTCCTCCTAATCTGGGTTCCTCAAACCGTGACCCCACTCAGAT gTCAGCTAAAGATGAAGATACACAGTTTAACACTCTGGAAGTCCTGACTCTGGATGACAACAAGCTGTCCTCTGGAGTCTTCAACAGTCTTACAAACCTGAAGAG GTTGAAGCATTTAAACCTGCAGAAGAACCGTATTTCAGAAATACCCTTCATGCAAGCAGTGGGGCGTTCAAAACCTGAAACTGAAGAGCAAGCCGAAGAACAAGGACGAG ATCACACCGAGTCCAGTCCAAACACAGATGAACATCTGAGAAATATCTCACAG ATCATTCCCAAACACAGCTGGGAGGAGCGCTGCAAAGGATCCAGTTTGCCACTGCCAGAACTCCAGTTCCTTAATTTAGCTGAAAACAAG ATTAGTGAGGAGGAAGCGCTGATGGCTGCCGCTCTTTTCCCAAAGCTTTGTGAGATTGACATTCACTCCAACCCTCTGACCACACGGAGGAGAG GGGACCCTCCTTTACTGACCTATTACCTCCAAGAGAGACTGGGGATAACAATAAAGCGGAAGACGACACAAGAAGCTGTGAAGCTCCCGTTGAAGGGGTTCACTGATGTAAAATGGAAG atggaagaaaaaatcCCAAAGGTGTCAAACAAGTCGCTGCTGATGAATACAGCTCGCCCTGCTCAAAGTCGGGCTGAGAAAAGTCAGGCGACTGTCAAGAGAACAGCCAGAACTGAGGGCAAGAATAGCAAAGGCCTCACCTTTCATGAAAACACAgagcacttctttattactcag GCAGCAGATGTGCCTGAATTTAAATGGGATCTTCCACCTGAGGAGAGAAACAaccttgtttctcagcaactccCATGCAACGAACTGCTGATGGATGCAGAGCCACATCCTGATGCACTGAAGCCCGCTG cagGAATCCACACGGCTGTTAGGATGCTGGAGCACGCACTGAAGAATCTTAATGTTTACAGGGACTCCAAACCAAGGCTTGATAGCATCCAGACGCCCTAcagggaaagagagaaaagg ATTAAAGACCTGCCACCTTTAAAACCAATAAAGCAGCCGACTGAGAGGGTCGATGAAATGATCAAGAGTATGAAAGAGAGCACAACAGTTAAAGTAGTCGCCTTAG GCAGTGCCATGCAGAGCACACATGTTAACAGGAAGGAATATAAGGAAGCTCTGTCACTGCTGACAGATATGAAGACAAAGTATAAGATGGTCCATAAGAAAACAATGGAACAAGTAGGAAGCGATGAGTCTGAGGGAAACATGGACCAAAACGGAGCCGAGCCTCCACATGGGCAGAAGCTTTAA
- the xrra1 gene encoding X-ray radiation resistance-associated protein 1 isoform X2, with translation MLISIGMTSGLYKFDDGQSCPTNCFPAGTLQQRSKEGAGHWLVAYRKAEKQRYRKVERRIKETYRIEENSFADTPHGITLNRFFLLQLHCVDEPSELCSADISEQKLNSVEPEDLKVFDNIAHINASINSLSLGSFSSFVSLRELSLSLNGIRNMTFDATDFPYLEVLDLSYNSLSAEAIVSLGQLPHLKVLHLTGNKLHRLPPNLGSSNRDPTQMSAKDEDTQFNTLEVLTLDDNKLSSGVFNSLTNLKRLKHLNLQKNRISEIPFMQAVGRSKPETEEQAEEQGRDHTESSPNTDEHLRNISQIIPKHSWEERCKGSSLPLPELQFLNLAENKISEEEALMAAALFPKLCEIDIHSNPLTTRRRGDPPLLTYYLQERLGITIKRKTTQEAVKLPLKGFTDVKWKMEEKIPKVSNKSLLMNTARPAQSRAEKSQATVKRTARTEGKNSKGLTFHENTEHFFITQAADVPEFKWDLPPEERNNLVSQQLPCNELLMDAEPHPDALKPAGIHTAVRMLEHALKNLNVYRDSKPRLDSIQTPYREREKRIKDLPPLKPIKQPTERVDEMIKSMKESTTVKVVALGSAMQSTHVNRKEYKEALSLLTDMKTKYKMVHKKTMEQVGSDESEGNMDQNGAEPPHGQKL, from the exons ATGTTGATTTCAATCGGGATGACTTCAGGACTCTATAAGTTTGATGATGGGCAGAGCTGTCCAACCAACTGTTTCCCTGCAGGGACATTACAGCAGAGAAGCAAAGAAG GTGCTGGTCATTGGCTTGTAGCCTATAGAAAGGCAGAGAAGCAGAGATACAGGAAAGTGGAAAGGAGAATTAAAGAGACTTATAGAATAGAGGAGAACTCGTTTGCTGATACTCCTCATGGTATCACACTCAATCGATTCTTCCTG CTGCAGTTACATTGTGTGGATGAACCATCTGAGCTCTGCTCTGCTGACATCAGTGAGCAGAAACTGAATTCT GTTGAGCCAGAAGACTTAAAGGTGTTTGATAACATAGCTCACATCAATGCATCTATTAACTCCCTCTCTTTag GATCTTTcagcagttttgtgtctcttagagAACTCAGTCTGTCTTTAAATGGAATTCGGAACATGACATTTGATGCTACTGACTTCCCTTATCTTGAG GTTCTGGATTTGTCCTACAACAGTTTATCAGCTGAGGCTATTGTTTCTCTCGGTCAGCTTCCACATCTTAAAGTCCTTCATCTGACTGGAAATAAGCTTCATCGTCTTCCTCCTAATCTGGGTTCCTCAAACCGTGACCCCACTCAGAT gTCAGCTAAAGATGAAGATACACAGTTTAACACTCTGGAAGTCCTGACTCTGGATGACAACAAGCTGTCCTCTGGAGTCTTCAACAGTCTTACAAACCTGAAGAG GTTGAAGCATTTAAACCTGCAGAAGAACCGTATTTCAGAAATACCCTTCATGCAAGCAGTGGGGCGTTCAAAACCTGAAACTGAAGAGCAAGCCGAAGAACAAGGACGAG ATCACACCGAGTCCAGTCCAAACACAGATGAACATCTGAGAAATATCTCACAG ATCATTCCCAAACACAGCTGGGAGGAGCGCTGCAAAGGATCCAGTTTGCCACTGCCAGAACTCCAGTTCCTTAATTTAGCTGAAAACAAG ATTAGTGAGGAGGAAGCGCTGATGGCTGCCGCTCTTTTCCCAAAGCTTTGTGAGATTGACATTCACTCCAACCCTCTGACCACACGGAGGAGAG GGGACCCTCCTTTACTGACCTATTACCTCCAAGAGAGACTGGGGATAACAATAAAGCGGAAGACGACACAAGAAGCTGTGAAGCTCCCGTTGAAGGGGTTCACTGATGTAAAATGGAAG atggaagaaaaaatcCCAAAGGTGTCAAACAAGTCGCTGCTGATGAATACAGCTCGCCCTGCTCAAAGTCGGGCTGAGAAAAGTCAGGCGACTGTCAAGAGAACAGCCAGAACTGAGGGCAAGAATAGCAAAGGCCTCACCTTTCATGAAAACACAgagcacttctttattactcag GCAGCAGATGTGCCTGAATTTAAATGGGATCTTCCACCTGAGGAGAGAAACAaccttgtttctcagcaactccCATGCAACGAACTGCTGATGGATGCAGAGCCACATCCTGATGCACTGAAGCCCGCTG GAATCCACACGGCTGTTAGGATGCTGGAGCACGCACTGAAGAATCTTAATGTTTACAGGGACTCCAAACCAAGGCTTGATAGCATCCAGACGCCCTAcagggaaagagagaaaagg ATTAAAGACCTGCCACCTTTAAAACCAATAAAGCAGCCGACTGAGAGGGTCGATGAAATGATCAAGAGTATGAAAGAGAGCACAACAGTTAAAGTAGTCGCCTTAG GCAGTGCCATGCAGAGCACACATGTTAACAGGAAGGAATATAAGGAAGCTCTGTCACTGCTGACAGATATGAAGACAAAGTATAAGATGGTCCATAAGAAAACAATGGAACAAGTAGGAAGCGATGAGTCTGAGGGAAACATGGACCAAAACGGAGCCGAGCCTCCACATGGGCAGAAGCTTTAA
- the xrra1 gene encoding X-ray radiation resistance-associated protein 1 isoform X3, with the protein MLISIGMTSGLYKFDDGQSCPTNCFPAGTLQQRSKEGAGHWLVAYRKAEKQRYRKVERRIKETYRIEENSFADTPHGITLNRFFLLQLHCVDEPSELCSADISEQKLNSVEPEDLKVFDNIAHINASINSLSLGSFSSFVSLRELSLSLNGIRNMTFDATDFPYLEVLDLSYNSLSAEAIVSLGQLPHLKVLHLTGNKLHRLPPNLGSSNRDPTQMSAKDEDTQFNTLEVLTLDDNKLSSGVFNSLTNLKRLKHLNLQKNRISEIPFMQAVGRSKPETEEQAEEQGRDHTESSPNTDEHLRNISQIIPKHSWEERCKGSSLPLPELQFLNLAENKISEEEALMAAALFPKLCEIDIHSNPLTTRRRGDPPLLTYYLQERLGITIKRKTTQEAVKLPLKGFTDVKWKMEEKIPKVSNKSLLMNTARPAQSRAEKSQATVKRTARTEGKNSKGLTFHENTEHFFITQAADVPEFKWDLPPEERNNLVSQQLPCNELLMDAEPHPDALKPAAGIHTAVRMLEHALKNLNVYRDSKPRLDSIQTPYREREKRIKDLPPLKPIKQPTERVDEMIKSSAMQSTHVNRKEYKEALSLLTDMKTKYKMVHKKTMEQVGSDESEGNMDQNGAEPPHGQKL; encoded by the exons ATGTTGATTTCAATCGGGATGACTTCAGGACTCTATAAGTTTGATGATGGGCAGAGCTGTCCAACCAACTGTTTCCCTGCAGGGACATTACAGCAGAGAAGCAAAGAAG GTGCTGGTCATTGGCTTGTAGCCTATAGAAAGGCAGAGAAGCAGAGATACAGGAAAGTGGAAAGGAGAATTAAAGAGACTTATAGAATAGAGGAGAACTCGTTTGCTGATACTCCTCATGGTATCACACTCAATCGATTCTTCCTG CTGCAGTTACATTGTGTGGATGAACCATCTGAGCTCTGCTCTGCTGACATCAGTGAGCAGAAACTGAATTCT GTTGAGCCAGAAGACTTAAAGGTGTTTGATAACATAGCTCACATCAATGCATCTATTAACTCCCTCTCTTTag GATCTTTcagcagttttgtgtctcttagagAACTCAGTCTGTCTTTAAATGGAATTCGGAACATGACATTTGATGCTACTGACTTCCCTTATCTTGAG GTTCTGGATTTGTCCTACAACAGTTTATCAGCTGAGGCTATTGTTTCTCTCGGTCAGCTTCCACATCTTAAAGTCCTTCATCTGACTGGAAATAAGCTTCATCGTCTTCCTCCTAATCTGGGTTCCTCAAACCGTGACCCCACTCAGAT gTCAGCTAAAGATGAAGATACACAGTTTAACACTCTGGAAGTCCTGACTCTGGATGACAACAAGCTGTCCTCTGGAGTCTTCAACAGTCTTACAAACCTGAAGAG GTTGAAGCATTTAAACCTGCAGAAGAACCGTATTTCAGAAATACCCTTCATGCAAGCAGTGGGGCGTTCAAAACCTGAAACTGAAGAGCAAGCCGAAGAACAAGGACGAG ATCACACCGAGTCCAGTCCAAACACAGATGAACATCTGAGAAATATCTCACAG ATCATTCCCAAACACAGCTGGGAGGAGCGCTGCAAAGGATCCAGTTTGCCACTGCCAGAACTCCAGTTCCTTAATTTAGCTGAAAACAAG ATTAGTGAGGAGGAAGCGCTGATGGCTGCCGCTCTTTTCCCAAAGCTTTGTGAGATTGACATTCACTCCAACCCTCTGACCACACGGAGGAGAG GGGACCCTCCTTTACTGACCTATTACCTCCAAGAGAGACTGGGGATAACAATAAAGCGGAAGACGACACAAGAAGCTGTGAAGCTCCCGTTGAAGGGGTTCACTGATGTAAAATGGAAG atggaagaaaaaatcCCAAAGGTGTCAAACAAGTCGCTGCTGATGAATACAGCTCGCCCTGCTCAAAGTCGGGCTGAGAAAAGTCAGGCGACTGTCAAGAGAACAGCCAGAACTGAGGGCAAGAATAGCAAAGGCCTCACCTTTCATGAAAACACAgagcacttctttattactcag GCAGCAGATGTGCCTGAATTTAAATGGGATCTTCCACCTGAGGAGAGAAACAaccttgtttctcagcaactccCATGCAACGAACTGCTGATGGATGCAGAGCCACATCCTGATGCACTGAAGCCCGCTG cagGAATCCACACGGCTGTTAGGATGCTGGAGCACGCACTGAAGAATCTTAATGTTTACAGGGACTCCAAACCAAGGCTTGATAGCATCCAGACGCCCTAcagggaaagagagaaaagg ATTAAAGACCTGCCACCTTTAAAACCAATAAAGCAGCCGACTGAGAGGGTCGATGAAATGATCAAGA GCAGTGCCATGCAGAGCACACATGTTAACAGGAAGGAATATAAGGAAGCTCTGTCACTGCTGACAGATATGAAGACAAAGTATAAGATGGTCCATAAGAAAACAATGGAACAAGTAGGAAGCGATGAGTCTGAGGGAAACATGGACCAAAACGGAGCCGAGCCTCCACATGGGCAGAAGCTTTAA
- the LOC110948842 gene encoding sialidase-3-like, with protein MGNRPSKSGSGEEPVKTTLFEREPSGITYRIPALIYLRHCHTFLAFAEKRSSPFDHDAKILVMRRGTLKEDGTVQWSSSQELTTACLSNHRTMNPCPVFEKNSKTLFLFFICVWGNTKENKQIITGKNKARLCCVSSSDDGQTWSEVRDLTESVIGEAVHKWATFAVGPGHGVQLENGRLIIPAYAYYVPYRCCSFPIPFTVYPRAMSVYSEDFGQTWRIGKMLQKKSCECEMAEIIDHEGRSHLYCNARRSGGHRCEALSENSGVYFDKPHMASELVEPRCGCQGSVIGFPAPEFVPNDDAESKACGTSLLSPDTQTWLLFMHPTNKSSRRDMGVYLNRSPLHSSGWDRPRIVHSGPSGYSDLAYNGDKDQFSCLMECGKESELEQIAFMSFSLNDVMQTGSKKDKKMR; from the exons ATGGGAAACAGGCCATCAAAGAGTGGCAGCGGAGAGGAACCTGTCAAAACAACTTTGTTTGAAAGGGAGCCAAGTGGGATAACGTACAGAATTCCTGCTCTGATCTACCTGAGGCACTGTCACACCTTCcttgcatttgctgagaaaagaTCCTCGCCCTTTGACCATGATGCCAAAATTCTTGTGATGAGAAGAGGAACGCTGAAAGAAGATGGAACTGTTCAG tggTCCTCCAGTCAAGAGCTGACAACAGCATGCCTATCAAACCACCGCACTATGAATCCCTGCCCagtctttgaaaaaaacagcaaaactctgtttttatttttcatctgtgtttgGGGAAACACAAAAGAGAATAAGCAGATCATCACAGGTAAGAACAAGGCACGTCTCTGCTGTGTTAGCAGCAGTGATGATGGGCAAACTTGGAGTGAAGTGAGAGACTTAACAGAGAGTGTGATTGGTGAGGCTGTCCACAAGTGGGCCACATTCGCTGTAGGTCCTGGCCATGGTGTTCAGCTGGAGAACGGCAGACTGATCATCCCTGCGTACGCTTATTATGTCCCTTACAGATGCTGTTCATTCCCAATCCCTTTTACAGTCTACCCACGGGCTATGTCAGTTTACAGTGAGGACTTTGGACAGACATGGCGCATAGGTAAGATGCTTCAAAAGAAGTCATGTGAGTGTGAAATGGCAGAGATAATTGATCACGAGGGCAGGAGTCATCTTTACTGCAATGCTCGTCGCAGCGGAGGCCACAGATGTGAGGCTCTGAGTGAAAACAGCGGCGTGTATTTTGACAAGCCCCACATGGCTTCAGAGCTGGTGGAGCCACGTTGTGGCTGTCAAGGCAGCGTCATCGGTTTCCCTGCTCCTGAATTTGTCCCTAATGACGATGCTGAAAGCAAAGCTTGCGGAACGTCGCTCTTGTCACCAGACACACAAACCTGGCTCCTCTTCATGCACCCGACTAACAAGTCCAGCAGAAGGGACATGGGTGTGTATCTGAACCGGTCCCCTCTACACTCATCTGGATGGGACCGGCCCAGGATTGTCCACAGCGGTCCCAGCGGCTACTCAGACCTGGCTTACAACGGGGACAAGGATCAGTTTTCGTGCCTGATGGAGTGCGGGAAAGAAAGTGAACTGGAGCAGATAGCTTTCATGTCGTTTTCCCTCAATGATGTCATGCAGACGGGCAGtaagaaagacaagaagatgCGCTGA